A segment of the Leptospiraceae bacterium genome:
ACCAAGATGAAGGACTAGATTTGAAACGGGTGAATTTTCGTGTTGGGAACTCTGACTGGATTGAACTTGGGGAACTGGCTCTCGCTTTTGGGAAATCTCGCTGCTGGTTGTTTACCTTTTTACTTGAGTTGGATATCCTTGGATTCTGGAAAGTCTTATCGAAGTTCGGGCTAAGTGTTGTAGATCCTACCAAAAATAAATTAGGACTACGAGTTTCCCTCTCACTCGGACGGATTTCACAGGACTTTGCACGAAGTTACCATATAATGGTCTAGCAAAAAAACAAAAAAGCTATTAAAACGAAAATACTTCACAAAAAAAATGAGACTCGAAGAACTACTATGCTCTGACCAATACATAAAAATTTTTCCCTGCCAAGAATAGACTAACCCATGCAAGCCCAAACCAATCATTTTATACTTGCCGCCTGCTTACCTTTCCAAATACTAACCTTATGGAATTCACTACAATTGCCGGTATACAAGTTCCCGTTTATAAAAACACAAACATATCTTTAGTATACCCATCTAACTTGGTAGAGACAGATACTACTTTAAAAAATCTGCGTAATATTATTTATCCGATATTGGAATCATTGCCTGTACTTTTGGTTGGGGATGCTGGTGTTGGAAAAAATGCGCTTATTTATTACATCAATGCAAAGAGAAATCATCCTACTCTCCGGTATAGTTTTAATGAGGATACTCTTCCTGAAGATTTGATTGGTTCCTATAGGCTTCTTATGAGTGGAAATGGATTTGAATGGATCAACGGACCTATCGTAAATGCGATTGCGTCTGGGTACACATTTGTAGCCGACGAAATGAATCTATGTTCGCCTAACGTCATAAAACGATTTGCGACGGTCTATGAATCTGGATATATCGATCTGATGGAAGGGGATGGTTCTCGTATATTAGCGAAGGAAGGATTTAGTTTTATTGGGACTCAAAATCCATCCGAAGGTTTTGAAGGTCGTAAAGCACTTCCGTTTGATATAACTAAAAATTTTTGTACAGTATTTGTGGATCCATATCCTCCTGATGAAATTCTATTTATTCTAAAAAAACTTTATCCAGAATTAACCGAATCTTTACTTCAAACTTGTATTCGTATCACACTAGGCACCGAAAAAAAAGTTTTGAATAACGAACTTGGAAAGGGAGATTTAGAAAAATATCATTTTAACATACGGACACTAAAAAAAGTAGCAGAGCGGCTAAATGCATTTAACTGCAATGATAAATATATCGTGTATCGTGAATTGATTAATTTATATTGTGAACCATTTCGAAAAAATGAGGACAGACAGTCACAAATCGAACTCATCCGCACTGAGTTACAATACACTGATAAAGATATTGAACACGGAGTTAAGTTGTATGTCGACGGAAATACTTTATTCTGCAATGACAAAAAAATTCATACTGAAGAAATAAACGCCAAACAAGTATTATCCGAAATTCCTATCACTGGA
Coding sequences within it:
- a CDS encoding DUF1564 family protein; its protein translation is MITFQNKKSFHFDRVRLSDKTISTLLVPSHLLPDLKQKTKEHGNSLVIYLRNLLWMYRTLTHSGMIPPPIKIKSEYQDEGLDLKRVNFRVGNSDWIELGELALAFGKSRCWLFTFLLELDILGFWKVLSKFGLSVVDPTKNKLGLRVSLSLGRISQDFARSYHIMV